Part of the Pirellulales bacterium genome, CGCACGTTATGCGCGAAATGACCAATCGAAAATCCAAAATCCCATGTCGCTTGCTCCACTTCTCCTGTTCTTGTTCGCCACCCCGCCGGTATCGCTTTTCGACGGCAAGACCTTCGATGGTTGGGAGGGCGACACGAAGAAAACGTTTCGCATCGAGAGCGGGGCCATCGTCGGTGGCAGCCTTAACGAAAAGGTGCCGCGCAACGAGTTCCTCTGCACGACCAAAGAATATGGCGACTTCGAGTTGCGGCTGAAGTTCAAAGTGCTGGGCAAGGGCGCCAATGCCGGCGTTCAAATCCGCAGCCGCCGAGTGCCGAACCACCACGAAATGATCGGCTACCAGGCCGATTTGGGCCAGGACTGGTATGGCAGCCTCTACGACGAATCGCGGCGCGCCAAGATGCTCGCCCTGGCCGATCCGAAAGTGATCGCCGAATCGCTCAAGCCCGACGAGTGGAACGATTACACGATTCGCTGCCAAGGCAATCGCATCCAGCTTTGGATCAACGGCCGTCAGACGGTCGACTTCACCGAGCCGGACGAGGCCATCGAGCAGCGCGGGCTGATCGGCCTGCAGATCCACGGCGGCCAGCCCAGCGAAGCCTGGTATAAAGACATCGTCATCGAAGAGCTCGACTCGAAGTGACGCTGCCGCCATCGGTCCGCTGCTGCTTGTTCGACGCGGTGGGCACGCTGATCCGTCCTCGTCCGCCGGTGGGCGTGGCC contains:
- a CDS encoding DUF1080 domain-containing protein, producing the protein MSLAPLLLFLFATPPVSLFDGKTFDGWEGDTKKTFRIESGAIVGGSLNEKVPRNEFLCTTKEYGDFELRLKFKVLGKGANAGVQIRSRRVPNHHEMIGYQADLGQDWYGSLYDESRRAKMLALADPKVIAESLKPDEWNDYTIRCQGNRIQLWINGRQTVDFTEPDEAIEQRGLIGLQIHGGQPSEAWYKDIVIEELDSK